In a single window of the Papaver somniferum cultivar HN1 chromosome 8, ASM357369v1, whole genome shotgun sequence genome:
- the LOC113306973 gene encoding transcription initiation factor TFIID subunit 5-like: MEDEDIEKAVMAYLKKKGFKQTALALKEEQSKSSSSNVSHTDPDVSKQLLSFSESENDPARYQDGYSKLRSWTYGSLDLYKHELLRVLYPVFIHCFMDLVAKGHTQEARTFFSSYREDHEMMHLRDLQKLEGVLSPSHLEEMEFAHSLRQSKVKIKLCQYSHELLVQYLQKPQSSKMFGIVNEHITFEVSPGQPSSISDETEVVTLIGISQDTAKQINEKEIHWGLLEDSLEEHLEKAGGMMPESEKGEGETKEGDLEECKKRSTDGGKQGPSAKKLKKDKVVSATGKSARAETNAVSVAPRVKAELTLPVVPIEVEHSILEDLRNRVQLGSMALPSVCFYTFINTHNGLNCSSISHDGSLVAGGFSDSSLKVWDMAKIGQQGGAATMQRGNGTTPTEQLVGTDDGKRSYTLFQGHAGPVYSATFSPLGDFILSSSSDSTIRLWSTKLNANLVCYKGHNYPVWDVQFSPVGHYFASSSHDRTARIWSMDRIQPLRIMAGHLSDVDCVQWHANCNYIATGSSDKTVRLWDVQSGECVRIFIGHRSMILSLAMSPDGRYMASGDEDGTIMMWDLSSGRCVTPLTGHTSCVWALDFSGEGSLLASGSADCTVKLWDVTASTKIPRAEENKAGSTNRLRSLKTLPTKSTSVYSLRFSRRNLLFASGVLSKGAR, translated from the exons GTCGGAGAACGATCCTGCAAGGTACCAGGACGGCTACAGCAAGTTAAGGTCATGGACATACGGTTCATTAGATCTTTACAAG CATGAATTGCTGCGAGTGCTTTATCCAGtatttatccattgttttatggATCTTGTGGCAAAAGGACATACACAGGAAG CTAGAACTTTTTTTAGCAGCTACCGCGAAGACCATGAGATGATGCACTTGAGGGATCTTCAAAAGCTGGAAGGCGTTCTTTCTCCCTCACATCTGGAG GAAATGGAATTTGCTCATTCTCTTAGGCAGAGCAAAGTGAAGATTAAGTTATGTCAG TACTCGCATGAGCTGCTGGTGCAATATCTGCAGAAACCCCAGTCCTCAAAAATGTTTGGAATAGTCAATGAGCATATAACTTTCGAAG TTTCTCCTGGACAGCCAAGCTCGATATCTGATGAAACGGAGGTAGTAACTCTAATTGGAATCAGCCAGGATACAGCCAAACAGATAAATGAGAAAGAAATACATTGGGGA TTGCTTGAAGATTCTTTGGAAGAGCATCTGGAAAAAGCAGGGGGGATGATGCCAGAATCTGAAAAAGGTGAGGGAGAAACCAAAGAAGGTGACTTGGAAGAATGCAAG AAGAGATCAACAGATGGCGGAAAGCAAGGTCCTTCGGCTAAGAAACTGAAAAAGGACAAGGTTGTTAGCGCAACGGGAAAAAGCGCTCGCGCTGAGACAAATGCTGTATCCGTAGCACCGCGAGTCAAGGCAGAGCTGACTTTGCCAGTAGT GCCCATAGAAGTAGAACATTCCATTCTAGAGGACCTGAGAAACCGTGTTCAGTTGGGTAGCATGGCACTACCATCAGTTTGCTTTTATACATTTATAAACACACATAATGG GCTGAACTGTTCATCAATATCTCATGATGGATCATTAGTTGCTGGGGGATTCTCAGACTCCTCACTGAAG GTGTGGGATATGGCTAAAATTGGGCAACAAGGTGGAGCTG CTACTATGCAGAGGGGAAATGGGACAACTCCTACCGAACAGTTGGTGGGAACAGATGACGGGAAAAGATCTTATACATTGTTTCAAGGTCATGCTGGACCCGTATATTCTGCCACATTTAGTCCACTTGGTGATTTTATTTTATCATCATCTTCAGACTCTACCA TTCGATTATGGAGCACGAAGCTGAATGCGAATCTTGTTTGCTATAAAGGTCATAATTACCCTGTCTGGGATGTCCAG TTTAGTCCTGTGGGCCATTATTTTGCAAGCTCTTCGCATGATCGGACGGCTAGGATATGGTCTATGGACAGAATACAGCCTCTAAGAATAATGGCAGGACATTTATCTGATGTTGAt tgtgtgcaGTGGCATGCAAATTGTAATTACATAGCAACTGGTTCTAGTGACAAGACTGTTAGACTGTGGGATGTGCAAAGTGGGGAATGTGTTCGCATATTTATAGGCCATAGGAGTATGATATTATCTTTGGCAATGTCGCCTGATGGGAGATATATGGCATCAGGTGACGAAGACGGTACCATCATGATGTGGGATCTTTCAAGCGGTCGGTGTGTTACCCCTCTGACTGGTCATACCTCATGTGTGTGGGCACTTGACTTCAG TGGTGAAGGTTCACTTCTGGCTTCCGGGTCTGCCGATTGTACCGTAAAGTTATGGGATGTAACAGCAAGCACAAAGATACCAAGGGCAGAGGAGAA CAAAGCAGGAAGTACAAACAGATTAAGATCGTTAAAAACCCTACCAACCAAATCTACTTCAGTTTATTCATTACGG TTCTCTCGGAGAAATCTTTTATTCGCGTCTGGGGTTCTCTCAAAAGGCGCACGATAG